The Mycolicibacterium flavescens genomic interval GCAGACGGTGTGCGGGTTGTCGCCGACGCAGTCGGCGCTTCTGACTGCGCCGATGGCGATCGCCACAGGTGTGCTCGCGCCCGTCGTCGGACGGATCGTCGACCGGTGGCACCCACGCCCGGTGGTCGGATTCGGGTTCTCCGTGTTGGCGATCGCGTTGACCTGGCTCTCACTGGAGATGGCGCCCGACACCGCGATCTGGCGGCTGGTGTTGCCGCTGACCGCGACGGGGATCGGGATGGCGTTCATCTGGTCTCCGCTCGCCGCGACGGCTACCCGCAACCTGTCGGCCCGGTTGGCCGGTGCGGGTTCGGGTGTCTACAACACCACCCGCCAGGTCGGGGCCGTGCTGGGCAGCGCCAGCATGGCGGCGTTCATGACGTGGCAGGTCAACTCCGAGATGCCGCCGTGGGCCGCCGATCCGGCTCAGGGTGATGCGGGTTCGACGCAGTTGCCGTCGTTCCTGCACACGCCGTTCGCGGCCGCCATGTCGCAGTCGCTGTTGTTGCCCGCGTTCGTCGCGCTGTTCGGTGTGCTCGCCGCGGTGTTCCTGGTCGGCTATGCGCGCCGAACACCAGAGGACCCCGCCGCCGCGGAACCAGTCGACGAGCCCGACGACGACGAGGCGTTCGTCGACGACGATGACGACTACGTCGAGTACACCATCGACTGGGACGACGGCTCTGCGTCATGGGTTCCCGCCGAGCGCGAGCCGGCGACCGAGCCGATGCCCGCGCGCGACGAGCGCCCACCCGAGCAGTCCGACGACTCGTGGCGCGCGATTCTCGACCAACTGCTGGCCGATATTCCGCCCGCGCCGCCCGCAAAACCCGCAGCCGATCCGATCGGGCTGTCGCACAACGGTTTACACGTGGACAACGAGCGGCGACTCACATCGCTGGAATCGGCCCGGCCGGATGGCGAGGCCTATCGCTACCGGACGGAGCCCCGCTCCAGAGGCAGGCATGCGCGCGACGACCACAACTAATCGAACAGCACCGCGGGGTTGAGGTAGCCGGACGGGTCGAAGGCCGCCTTCACCGTGCGCATGGCCGCGATATCGGCGTCGGTGCGCGACATTGCGAGGTACGGGCGCTTGCGGGTGCCGACGCCGTGCTCGCTGCTGACGTTGACGCCGAGGTGGGCGATGAGGTCCATCATCGCCGAGTACAGGGCGTGTTCGGCTTGGCTGTCGAGCGTGCACCGCACGAGGTTCAGGTGCAGGCTGCCCTCGCCGACATGACCGAACAGCACCGGAATCGCGTCGGGCGCGTGGCGGCCGACGAGTCGAACGGCATCGGCGGCGAACTGCGCGATGGCCGAAAGCGGAAGCGAAACATCGAACTTCAGCGGCGGCCCGTACACGCCGAGCACTTCGGCGATGGCCTCGCGCACCAGCCAGAGTCGCTGCTGTGCGGCGGTGTCGACGCCGACGGCGGGTTCGCCGCACAGGTCTGCGCCCCCGATCGCGTCGGCGAGTCGATCGGTCTGGTCGGTGTCGCCCGCCAGTTCGATCAGAAGCTGCCAGGCCCCGTCGACGGGCGCGGACACCCCGGCGTGCTCGGCGGTCAACGCGCTGGCGCGCGCGTCGATCAACTCCAGTGCGGCGATGCCGTCCAGGTCGCGAAAGATCCGCCCGGCGGTGACGAGCGCGTCGAGGTCGGCGAACCCGCAGATCGCGGTCACCCGGTGTGGCGGCGTGGGGTGCAGCCGCAGATCGAGCGCGGTGATGACGCCTAAAGTGCCTTCCGCCCCGACGAACAGCGACGCCAGGTCGTAGCCGGTGTTGTCCATCCGCACCCGGCTGTGCCGGTGCACGACCGAACCGTCGGGCAGCGCCACATCCAATCCGATCACCTGCTCGCCCATGTTGCCGTAGCGGACGGTGCGCAGCCCGCCGGCGTTCGTCGACGCCATCCCCCCGACGGTCGCGGTGTCGCGCGCGGCCAGGTCGACGCCGAACACCAGCCCCGCCTCGCCGGCCGCCCGCTGCACCTCGGCCAGAGTCACGCCGGCGCCCACCGGGATTCGACGTTCAGTGACGTCGACGTCACCGATGTCACGCAGTCGCTCGGTCGACAGCAGCACGTCGTCGTGCTCGGGAACGGTGCCCGCCACCAGCGATGTGCGCCCGCCCTGCACGGTGACGTAGGCACCGGCATCGCGGCAGGCCCGCAGCACCGCCGCGACCTCATCGGCCGACCCCGGCCGCACCAGGGCGCTGGCCCGGCCGCGGTACCGCCCGGTGTGGTCGACGACGCGTGCGGCGAGCACGTCGGGGTCGCTGCTGACGTAGGCCTTCCCGACGATCTCGGCCAGCCGCTCGGTCAGGCTCATCACGTCGGTGTGTCGCTCGCGCCCAGCGACAGGAACGCGCCCAACTCGATCAAGCGGTCCGGTGTGCTCGGCAGATACTCGGTGAGCGCCTCCGACCGGACGATCACGCTGAGATACTTCGCGCGGCTGACCGCGACGTTGAGTCGATTCCTGTTGAGCAGAAACGATATTCCGCGCGGCACATCGTCGATGGAGGACGCCGTCATCGATACGAACACCACCGGCGCCTGCCTGCCCTGGAACTTGTCCACGGTGCCGACCGCGACGTCGGGCAGCCCGGCGTTCTCGAAATAGTCGCGCAGCAGCAGTACCTGGGCGTTGTAGGGGGCGACGACCAGGACGTCCTTCTGGGTCAGCGCGCGGGTGCCGTGCTCGTCGGTCCAGTCGCTGCCGAGCAGCGTCAGTGTCGCCGCGACAATGGCTTCGGCCTCTTCAGGGCTGCTCGTGGAGTTGCCGTCGTGGGGAATGGGCACCACGCGCACACCGGGAGCCTGGCCGTCAAGGCGGCGCGCTGCCGGCTGGCCCTCCGCGGACTGCAGCCTGCCCTGGTAGGCGAGCCGGGACACCCGGGCGCACACCGCGGGATGCATTCGGTGGGAGCGGTCGAGGAAGTAGCCGAATTGTTCGGGCAGCGTGCGGTTCTCCTGCACCAGCCAGCCCAGCGCCGATGCGTCGACCGGCTCGGGATGGTGGCCCTGGCTGACCTGAGGCAGCTGTTGCGGGTCGCCTAGCAGCATCAGGCTGTCGGCCGCCCTGGCCACCGCGATGGTGTTGGCCAGGCAGTACTGGCCAGCCTCCTCGATCACCAGCAGGTTCAGGCTGCGGGCCTCCACGCGGGTGTCGTTCGCGAAATCCCATGCGGTGCCGCCGATGACGCAGCCGGCGTGGTCGGCGATAAACGCGGCGTACTCGTCCTTGTCGATCGCCTGACAACCGACGTCGTCGGGACAGTCCTTCTTGGCGATGCGCTCAGGGGCCACGCCTGCCTTGATCAGGTCGCGAAAGAGGTTCTCCACCACCGCATGTGACTGCGCCACGACACCGATGCGCCACTGGTGGTCGTTGACCAGGCGGGCGATGATCCGGGCGGCCGTGTACGTCTTGCCGGTCCCGGGTGGGCCGTGCACCGCCAGATACGACGAGTCCAGGTCGAGCACCGCGGCGGCGATGTCGGCGGTGACATCGCCGGTGCGGGGAAGAAGGGCGCCGCTGCGGGTGCGCGGCGGCCGGCGCAGCAGGATATCGACCACCGCCGTGCGCGGCAGATCCGGTAGCGCAGCGGCGACCTCTGCGGCCGCGCTGTCGATGGCCTCACGTAACTTCTTGTTGGGCACGATGTTTCGCGGCGTCAGCGCGAACGGGGTTTGCGTGAACGTCCCGGCAGGGGTTTCGCGTTCGCAGATCACCACCCGGGTGGGCGGGTCGTCGACCTCGATGACGTCGGCGTTGCCGGCCGCGCGCCGGTCCGCGTTGTCCGCCATGCCCGCGGGCGACGGCGGTTCATACAGTGCGAACACCTCTCTGCTGACGTCACCGCCCTCCAGCGCCCCGGTCAGTTCCAGCCAGCGCTGCTGTTTGCGGGCCCGCGTCGACGGCAGATGCCAGTCCTTGACGACCGCCACGCCGTCGGCGTCGACCAGGAACACGTCGCTGGTGTCACCCCACTCGTCGACAGGACTGTTCAACCGGTCGAAATGCGCCCACCAGAACGGTTTGTCCTCGCGGCGGTGATATCCACGCGCGGCGGCCATCAACGCCACGGCCGTCTGCTGCGGACTGCGCTGGGCCACACCGTCTCCGGCGAAGTCCATCAGCGTGCGCGCCAGTTGATCGGTGTCCTCGACCGCGACGCTCTGGGTGACCGGCTGCGGCCCGAGCGGCGGGACGCTCGACTCGATCGCGATCTTGATCAGCCAGTCGCGCAGCCGGTGGGTCGATCGGCAGTCGTAGCGGTTGTAGTCCTCGATCTTCTTGAGCATGTTGTCGGCTTCGTCGCGGCGACCTTCGGCGCGCAGCTCACAGAACCGCGCGTACATCGTGATCGATTCCGTGGCGGTGGTGACGTCGCCGGTGCGCAGTTCGGAGCCCATGTACAGCGGCTCCAGGGACTTCAGGCTGTAGTTCTCGGTGCCGACGCGAATGCTCTTGCGCACCAATGGATACAGGTCGACCAGAACACCGCTGCGCAGCAGGTCGTCGACCTCGTCCTCGCCGACCCCGTAGCGCCCGGCCAACCGGAGAAGCGCCGTCTTCTCGTACGCCGCGTAGTGGTAGATGTGCATCTTCGGATACCGCTTGCGGCGCTGGCGCACCAGCTTGAGGAAGTCGACAAGGGCCTTACGCTCACTCGGACGGTCGTGCGCCCACAGCGGCCGGAAACCGCCGCCGACCTCGAGCACTCCCCACATGTACTCCAGGCCCCACTCGCGGCCGTCGGCGCTCCACAGGGGGTCGCCTTCGAAGTCGAAGAACAGGTCGCCCTTGTCGGGGTCGGGTAGCAGGGTCAACGGTTGGGCGTCGACGATCTGATACGGCGGCTTGCCCTCCACCCGCGGCGCCAGCTGCAGCCTGGCCTGCTCCCGCAGTGCGGTAAGGGTCCGGGCCGGAAGCTCGGCGACCGGTCCTTCGTGTCGCGCGAGTTCGGCGACCGTGCTGATGCCCGCGTCGAGCAGGCGCGCCCGTTGGCTCACCCGCATGTTCGCCACCAGCAACAGGTCGTCGCCGGCGCGGACCTGGGCCTCGCATTCCGGGCAGCGGAAGCACGCGCGCACGGTGTCGTCGGCCCAGTCGACCGGCTCGCCCGACGCGAAGTGGTCGTCGAGCAGGCGCTGCAGGGCTTCGCGCCGCGGGCGATAGACCGGGAGCAGTTCGTCGATGCGGTAGCTCGCGGTGGCGCCGTCGCCCAGGATCAGCTCGACCTCCTCGGCCACCGGCACACCCGCGGCCGCGAGTGTTTCGGCGTAGGCGGCCAACTGCAGCAGCGCCTCGACCTTCACCGAGCGCGCGAGCTTGGTGTCGCGCAATCGATACCGCTCACCGTCGGCGTCCCGCTCCAGGATCAGGAAGTCGGCGAAGCCGACGAATCGGCCGTCGAACATCGCGGCCTGGTAGATCACCTCGGCGCGGCGCTCCACAGCGCGACGCGTCTGCTCGGCGGCGGCGGTCAGCCCGTCGATCGTGTACGGAGGCCTGCCGATGATCGCGACGTCGGCCCCGTCGCGCAGCAGATCGAGGTGTCGCTGTTCATGCTCATCGCCGAGCTGAGCCGTCCTGGCCAACAGCTCGTCCTCGCTCGCGACGGCGGGACCTCGCCCGAGCTTGGCGTCGAACGCGCGCAGCAGCGCGTACTCGCAGCGGGCTGCCGCTGCGAGATCGGATGCGCTGTATACGACGCGGGTTTCGGCGCCCTCGGAGGCCACGAACACGCTGCCACTGTATGTGACCCGGACGACACATCCCGGTCCCTCAGTCTCCGCGAACGTGGGTTACCCGCACGCCAATTGCGGCTCGGGCGTGACACGAGGCCACACTCGCCGATTCACAACGACGCGCGTATCCACAGCCCGAGCGTTCCGTGGGCCGCGCTGACCGAATTGTGTGAGACCCCGTACTGACCGTCTCCGCATGGATACGAATTCATTGCCGTTCATCGGCACCGAGGGGTTGGCGGCAGGCGGAGTGACCAGGCGAACACTGGTCAGCCGCCACAACATGGTCTATCGCAATGTCTACCTGCCGAAAGGGGTGACGCTGACGCCGGAGAGACGGGCGGTTGCGGCGTGGCTGTGGTCCCGGCGAAACGCCACGATCGCCGGACTATCCGCCGCGGCGTTGTACGGATCCCGATGGATCGACGAGAACCTGCCCGCCGAATTGATCCGTGGCGAGGCCTGTGCTGTCGACGGAATCACCATCCAGCGGGCGAAACTGCGCGCTGAGGAGATCGGCATCGTCCACGGAATGCCGGTGACCACGCCGGTGCGAACGGCGTTCGACCTCGGCCGCTGGGGCAGCCTCGAGACGGCGATCATCAGGGTCGACGCGCTGGCGAACGCCACCGGTCTCAAGCCGGTCGACGTCGAGCGTCTCGCCGAAACGCGTCGTGGCGCCCGCGGCATCGTGCAGCTGCGGCGGGTGCTCGAGTTGATGGACGGCGGCGCGGAGTCGCCGCAGGAAACCAGGACACGCCTGCTGCTGCTCGCCGCCGGATTTCCGAGGCCGCAAACGCAGATCCTCGTCGCTGACGAGTACGGCTCCTTCATCGGCCGCGTCGACATGGGCTGGGAGGAATTCAAGGTCGGCGTCGAATATGACGGTCCGCAGCATTGGGATGATCCCGCACAGCACGCGCGCGACATCGACCGGCTGGCTGAACTGGCGGGTCAGCGCTGGCTGATCATCCGGGCGAGTCGCGATATTCTGCGCACTCGCCCCCATATCTTTCTCGCGCGCGTACGGGACGCGATGCAGGCGAGGGGTTGGCCGCGTTCGGATGAGGTTCGACTCGACGCGCGAATTGCTTGGCTCTAGGTCGCCGAGTGTGGGCTCGACACACGTCGGCGCCACGAAAGGTGTGCGGGTAACCCACGTTCGGCGGAGGCGGCCGCCGGGCGGTCCCTCAGCCGCCGGTGTTCCCGATCAACTCGACGCCGTTTCCGTTCCAGCGGAACCTGACCACGCTGTCGAGGCCGGGCACGCCGTTCGAGTAGCGCAGCGCGACCGTGTCGCCGGTGCTCTCCGAGGTGTCGACGCCGTTGAACCCGTAGGTGTCCGGCGCCCCGCTCGGGATGAACTTGCCGAGGTGGAACATCACTGCCCGAGTGTTCGGGTTGGTGGCGTTGGTGTTGGCCTTGACGATGACGACCGATAGCTGCGCGCACTCGTTGTAGTTGCCTGCGATCGGCTCCGGGTTCCAGCCCTGGTCGCTGCGCGGGTCGCGGGGCAACTCGGCCACCGCCCTGGTGATCTCCGGCGCGGCGAGGTTGACCGCGCACGGATCGGCCGCCACGGGTGCGCTGGACGCCGCCGCGTTCGGGGCCGACGGCGGCGGCCCGGCCGGGGGAGGTGCGGCGGGGGGCATCGCGTCGGGGGTCTTGGAGACCGTCGAGTCGCTTGCTCCACAGCCGACGGCGACCACCAGCACCGCCGAGAGCACCGCCGCCGATCGCATGAGGCCGTTGAGCCGAACCGTGCACATCACCTGAGCCACCCTTGCAAATCGCGTCGACCAGGTCGCGCCGACACACCGCGTGGCGAATCGGGCTGCTCGCGGGCACTAGACTCGACGCCGATGACCTCCGCCGAGTCGGATGCGAGCCACGACGGCTCGACCGGCGACCTGACCTTCGACGACCTGCAGATTCACCCTTCGGTGCTGCGGGCCGTCGTCGACGTCGGCTACGAGACACCGTCGGCTATCCAAGCGGCCACCATTCCGGCAATGATGGCCGGTTCCGACGTGGTGGGTCTGGCCCAGACCGGCACCGGCAAGACCGCCGCGTTCGCGATTCCGATCCTGTCGAAGATCGACACCGACAGCCGGGCGACCCAGGCGCTGGTCCTGGCGCCGACGCGCGAGCTGGCGTTGCAGGTGGCCGAGGCGTTCGGCCGCTACGGCGCGCACCTGCCGGAGGTCAACGTGCTGCCGATCTACGGCGGGTCGTCCTACGGTCCGCAGCTGGCGGGGCTCAAACGCGGCGCCCAGGTCGTCGTCGGCACGCCGGGCCGGGTGATCGACCACCTCGAGAAGGGCCGCCTGGACCTGTCGCGGCTCGACTACCTCGTGCTCGACGAGGCCGACGAGATGCTGCAGATGGGCTTCGCCGAGGACGTCGAGCGCATCCTGTCCGACACCCCCGAGTTCAAGCAGGTCGCGCTGTTCTCGGCGACCATGCCGCCGGCGATCCGCAAGATCACCAAGAAATACCTGCACGACCCGGTCGAGGTCACGGTCAAGGCGAAAACCGCCACCGCAGAGAACATTTCGCAGCGCTACATCCAGGTCTCCGGCCACCGCAAAATGGATGCGCTGACGCGCGTGCTCGAGGTGGAAGAGGGCGACGCGATGATCGTGTTCGTCCGCACCAAACAGGCCACCGAAGAGGTCGCCGAGCGGCTCAAGGCGAGAGGCTTCGCCGCGGCAGCGATCAACGGAGACATCCCGCAGGCGCAGCGCGAGCGCACCATCGCCGCATTGAAGGACGGCAGGATCGACATCCTGATCGCGACGGATGTCGCCGCCCGTGGACTGGACGTCGAACGCATCTCGCACGTGTTGAACTACGACATCCCCAACGACACCGAGTCCTATGTGCACCGCATCGGTCGTACGGGCCGGGCGGGCCGGTCCGGGTCGGCGTTGCTGTTCGTGACGCCGCGCGAGCGCCATCTGCTCAAGGCCATCGAGAAGGCCACCCGGTCCAAGCTGGTCGAGGCGGAACTGCCCACGGTCGAGGACGTCAACGCCCAGCGGGTGGCGAAGTTCCGCGACTCGATCACCGAAGCGCTGAGCGCTCCGGGCGTCGACGTCTTCCGCAGCATCATCGAGGACTACGAACGCGAGCACGACGTGCCGATCGCCGACATTGCTGCGGCGTTGGCGACACAGGCGCACGGCGGTGACGAGTTCTTCATGGTCGAACCGCCGCCGGAGAAACGACGCGAACGCGAAGAGCGTCCCCGCCGCGACAAGCCCGACCGCAAACCGCGGGAAGGCCTGGCCACCTACCGCATCTCGGTGGGCAAACGGCACAAGGTCGGACCCGGCCACATCGTCGGCGCCATCGCCAACGAAGGCGGTCTGCACCGCAGCGACTTCGGCCACATCACCATCCGCCCGGATTTCTCGTTGGTGGAGCTGCCCGCCGATCTGCCGAGGAAGACACTCAAAGCCCTTGAGAACACCCGTATCTCGGGGGTGAAGATCAACCTGCAGCCCGACCGACGGCCGGACAAGGGCCGGCACAAGCAGAGATGACGCTGTCGCGCGGCTTGGACGCGCAGGGCGGACTGGAATCCGTCAGCAGGGTCGAACGTGTCTCCTCGCTCACCGGTATCCGCGCCGTCGCCGCGTTGTTGGTGATGCTCACCCACGCCGCGTACACGACCGGCAAGTACCCGCAGGGCTATGTCGGCCTGGTGTACTCCCGCGCCGAGATCGGGGTGCCGATCTTCTTCGTGCTCAGCGGATTTCTGTTGTTCTCGCCGTGGGTGAAGGCGTCCGCGGCTGGGAGGCCCGGACCTTCGGTGCGCCGCTACGCCTGGCGCCGGGTGCTTCGCATCATGCCCGCGTACGTCGTCACGGTCCTTGCGGCATACCTCGTCTACCACTTCCGCACGGCGGGCCCGAACCCCGGACACACGTGGGAGGGGTTGCTGCGCAACCTCACGCTGACCCAGATCTACACCGACAACTATCTGTATTCGTTTCTGCATCAAGGGCTTACGCAGATGTGGAGCCTGGCGGTCGAGGTCGCGTTCTACGCGGTGCTGCCGCTGCTGGCGTGGTTGTTGCTGGTGGTGCTGTGCCGACGACGGTGGCGTCCGGGCCTGCTGATCGGCGGACTGGCCGCCCTGGCGCTGATCACGCCCGCGTGGCTGATCCTGGTGCACACCACCGACTTTCTGCCCGACGGCGCGCGGCTGTGGCTGCCGTCGTACCTCGTCTGGTTCATCGGCGGGATGCTGCTTTCGGCGTTGCAACCGCTGGGGGTGCGGGCGTACGGCCTGGCGTGCGTACCTCTGGCGGTGGCGTGCTATTTCATCGCGTCCACGCCCATTGCCGGAGAACCGACGACCTCGCCCGCCGAGCTGCGCGAGGCGCTGGTGAAGGTGTTCTTCTACACGGTGATCGCCACGCTGGCGGTGGCGCCGCTGGCGCTCGGTGATCGCGGCGTCTACGCCCGGTTGCTGTCCAGTCGGCCGATGGTGTTCCTCGGCGAGATCTCCTACGAGATCTTCCTGATCCACCTGATCTTGATGGAGCTGGCGATGGTTGAGGTGCTGCACTATCCGATCTACACCGGTTCGATCGTCATGCTGTTCCTCGTCACCTTCGTGATGACCGTCCCGCTGGCGTGGCTCCTGCACCGGTTCACCCGCGTGCGGCCCTGACGGCACCGCGTTGACGAGTTGATCGCACCCACCAGGTGGGTGGGATCAACCTGCTAAGGCCCCCAAGCGTGCTATCTGCCGCTTCCGCACATCGGAGATTAGGGTAGCCTAACCGGGACAGCGACACGGAAGGCTAGTGATGTCGGACAAGAAGCCAACGCGAGGTTTCCAGGGCGCGGTGCTCAAGCTGCTGCGCGCGGGCGACTACCGGCTGACCGTGACCGGTAAACGCGAGATCAGCCCGCACTACCTGCGGCTGAGCTTCGACGCAGGCGGCATGCTCGAAGGCTCGCCGCTGCACCCGACGATGTGGATCCGCATGTGGTTCGCCGACGGCGAGAAGCTGCATCAGCGCGGCTACACGCTGGTCGACCCGAACCCACAAGCCGACACCGTCGACATCGAGTTCGCGCTGCATGACGGCGTCGCCTCGCACTGGGCGGAAAACGCGCAGCCCGGCGACACGATCGAGGTCACGGTGCTCGGCAGCAACTTCACGCTGCCCGAACCGCCGCCTGCCGGTTACGTGATCGTCGGCGACACCGCGTCGCTGCCCGCCATCAACTCGTTGCTGACCGCCATCGGCGACACCCCGGCGCGGGTGTTCCTGGAGGCGGCACACGACGACGACCGGCAGCTACCGGTCGCCCGCACCACCGACGTGATGTGGGTGGACCGCAAGAACGCCGGCGAGGCACTCGTGGAAGCGGTGGCCGCAGCCGCGTTCGACGCCCCCGACCACTTCGGATGGGTCGCATGCGACAACCGCACGACCCGCGCGGTGGCCAAGGTCTTCCGCGAGCAGTACAAGATCTCGAAGAAGGCGATCAAGGCTCAGGCTTACTGGGTGGCCTGACGAATCCGGCGCTAGAGCGTCGGCTCCCGTTGGCTGGGCAGCACGATCGGAACGACGAACTCCTCGAGCATCGACCGCTCGTCGTCCTCGTCGTGGCCGGGGAACAGCATCAGCGAGGTCATCACCCGCACCAGCCACCGCGCGCGGTGTGCGACCAACTCCGGTGCGTCGGGACCGAGCGAGATGACGAACGCCTCGGTCAGCGCCTTGATCACCTCGGACTCCTCGGCCATCTCCGCACCGATCGGTCGCTGGGTCGTGGCGAACCACGATGCCAGGGCTGGGCTTTCGCGCACGTTGCGCAGCGAGGCCAG includes:
- a CDS encoding RecB family nuclease, giving the protein MFVASEGAETRVVYSASDLAAAARCEYALLRAFDAKLGRGPAVASEDELLARTAQLGDEHEQRHLDLLRDGADVAIIGRPPYTIDGLTAAAEQTRRAVERRAEVIYQAAMFDGRFVGFADFLILERDADGERYRLRDTKLARSVKVEALLQLAAYAETLAAAGVPVAEEVELILGDGATASYRIDELLPVYRPRREALQRLLDDHFASGEPVDWADDTVRACFRCPECEAQVRAGDDLLLVANMRVSQRARLLDAGISTVAELARHEGPVAELPARTLTALREQARLQLAPRVEGKPPYQIVDAQPLTLLPDPDKGDLFFDFEGDPLWSADGREWGLEYMWGVLEVGGGFRPLWAHDRPSERKALVDFLKLVRQRRKRYPKMHIYHYAAYEKTALLRLAGRYGVGEDEVDDLLRSGVLVDLYPLVRKSIRVGTENYSLKSLEPLYMGSELRTGDVTTATESITMYARFCELRAEGRRDEADNMLKKIEDYNRYDCRSTHRLRDWLIKIAIESSVPPLGPQPVTQSVAVEDTDQLARTLMDFAGDGVAQRSPQQTAVALMAAARGYHRREDKPFWWAHFDRLNSPVDEWGDTSDVFLVDADGVAVVKDWHLPSTRARKQQRWLELTGALEGGDVSREVFALYEPPSPAGMADNADRRAAGNADVIEVDDPPTRVVICERETPAGTFTQTPFALTPRNIVPNKKLREAIDSAAAEVAAALPDLPRTAVVDILLRRPPRTRSGALLPRTGDVTADIAAAVLDLDSSYLAVHGPPGTGKTYTAARIIARLVNDHQWRIGVVAQSHAVVENLFRDLIKAGVAPERIAKKDCPDDVGCQAIDKDEYAAFIADHAGCVIGGTAWDFANDTRVEARSLNLLVIEEAGQYCLANTIAVARAADSLMLLGDPQQLPQVSQGHHPEPVDASALGWLVQENRTLPEQFGYFLDRSHRMHPAVCARVSRLAYQGRLQSAEGQPAARRLDGQAPGVRVVPIPHDGNSTSSPEEAEAIVAATLTLLGSDWTDEHGTRALTQKDVLVVAPYNAQVLLLRDYFENAGLPDVAVGTVDKFQGRQAPVVFVSMTASSIDDVPRGISFLLNRNRLNVAVSRAKYLSVIVRSEALTEYLPSTPDRLIELGAFLSLGASDTPT
- a CDS encoding FAD/FMN-dependent dehydrogenase, with protein sequence MSLTERLAEIVGKAYVSSDPDVLAARVVDHTGRYRGRASALVRPGSADEVAAVLRACRDAGAYVTVQGGRTSLVAGTVPEHDDVLLSTERLRDIGDVDVTERRIPVGAGVTLAEVQRAAGEAGLVFGVDLAARDTATVGGMASTNAGGLRTVRYGNMGEQVIGLDVALPDGSVVHRHSRVRMDNTGYDLASLFVGAEGTLGVITALDLRLHPTPPHRVTAICGFADLDALVTAGRIFRDLDGIAALELIDARASALTAEHAGVSAPVDGAWQLLIELAGDTDQTDRLADAIGGADLCGEPAVGVDTAAQQRLWLVREAIAEVLGVYGPPLKFDVSLPLSAIAQFAADAVRLVGRHAPDAIPVLFGHVGEGSLHLNLVRCTLDSQAEHALYSAMMDLIAHLGVNVSSEHGVGTRKRPYLAMSRTDADIAAMRTVKAAFDPSGYLNPAVLFD
- a CDS encoding protein LprE; amino-acid sequence: MCTVRLNGLMRSAAVLSAVLVVAVGCGASDSTVSKTPDAMPPAAPPPAGPPPSAPNAAASSAPVAADPCAVNLAAPEITRAVAELPRDPRSDQGWNPEPIAGNYNECAQLSVVIVKANTNATNPNTRAVMFHLGKFIPSGAPDTYGFNGVDTSESTGDTVALRYSNGVPGLDSVVRFRWNGNGVELIGNTGG
- the oatA_4 gene encoding putative acyltransferase, which encodes MTLSRGLDAQGGLESVSRVERVSSLTGIRAVAALLVMLTHAAYTTGKYPQGYVGLVYSRAEIGVPIFFVLSGFLLFSPWVKASAAGRPGPSVRRYAWRRVLRIMPAYVVTVLAAYLVYHFRTAGPNPGHTWEGLLRNLTLTQIYTDNYLYSFLHQGLTQMWSLAVEVAFYAVLPLLAWLLLVVLCRRRWRPGLLIGGLAALALITPAWLILVHTTDFLPDGARLWLPSYLVWFIGGMLLSALQPLGVRAYGLACVPLAVACYFIASTPIAGEPTTSPAELREALVKVFFYTVIATLAVAPLALGDRGVYARLLSSRPMVFLGEISYEIFLIHLILMELAMVEVLHYPIYTGSIVMLFLVTFVMTVPLAWLLHRFTRVRP
- the irtA_1 gene encoding siderophore-interacting protein, with the protein product MSDKKPTRGFQGAVLKLLRAGDYRLTVTGKREISPHYLRLSFDAGGMLEGSPLHPTMWIRMWFADGEKLHQRGYTLVDPNPQADTVDIEFALHDGVASHWAENAQPGDTIEVTVLGSNFTLPEPPPAGYVIVGDTASLPAINSLLTAIGDTPARVFLEAAHDDDRQLPVARTTDVMWVDRKNAGEALVEAVAAAAFDAPDHFGWVACDNRTTRAVAKVFREQYKISKKAIKAQAYWVA
- the stp_4 gene encoding EmrB/QacA subfamily drug resistance transporter — encoded protein: MLSTLFTRQNASTNPWHALWAMMVGFFMILVDATIVAVANPSIMARFDASYDAVLWVTSAYLLAYAVPLLVAGRLGDRFGPKNLYLLGLTVFTVASLWCGLSDTIGMLIAARVVQGVGAALLTPQTLSTVTRIFPAERRGMAMSVWGATAGVATLVGPLAGGILVDALGWQWIFFVNVPIGVVGVALALRLVPELPRQRQRLDVAGVILSAVGLFLIVFALQEGQANRWTHWVWGLMALGTGVVAAFLFWQAANRNDPLLPLEIFRDRDFSLSTFGVATIGFVVTGMIVPVMFYAQTVCGLSPTQSALLTAPMAIATGVLAPVVGRIVDRWHPRPVVGFGFSVLAIALTWLSLEMAPDTAIWRLVLPLTATGIGMAFIWSPLAATATRNLSARLAGAGSGVYNTTRQVGAVLGSASMAAFMTWQVNSEMPPWAADPAQGDAGSTQLPSFLHTPFAAAMSQSLLLPAFVALFGVLAAVFLVGYARRTPEDPAAAEPVDEPDDDEAFVDDDDDYVEYTIDWDDGSASWVPAEREPATEPMPARDERPPEQSDDSWRAILDQLLADIPPAPPAKPAADPIGLSHNGLHVDNERRLTSLESARPDGEAYRYRTEPRSRGRHARDDHN
- a CDS encoding cullin, a subunit of E3 ubiquitin ligase: MDTNSLPFIGTEGLAAGGVTRRTLVSRHNMVYRNVYLPKGVTLTPERRAVAAWLWSRRNATIAGLSAAALYGSRWIDENLPAELIRGEACAVDGITIQRAKLRAEEIGIVHGMPVTTPVRTAFDLGRWGSLETAIIRVDALANATGLKPVDVERLAETRRGARGIVQLRRVLELMDGGAESPQETRTRLLLLAAGFPRPQTQILVADEYGSFIGRVDMGWEEFKVGVEYDGPQHWDDPAQHARDIDRLAELAGQRWLIIRASRDILRTRPHIFLARVRDAMQARGWPRSDEVRLDARIAWL
- the deaD gene encoding DNA/RNA helicase, superfamily II codes for the protein MTSAESDASHDGSTGDLTFDDLQIHPSVLRAVVDVGYETPSAIQAATIPAMMAGSDVVGLAQTGTGKTAAFAIPILSKIDTDSRATQALVLAPTRELALQVAEAFGRYGAHLPEVNVLPIYGGSSYGPQLAGLKRGAQVVVGTPGRVIDHLEKGRLDLSRLDYLVLDEADEMLQMGFAEDVERILSDTPEFKQVALFSATMPPAIRKITKKYLHDPVEVTVKAKTATAENISQRYIQVSGHRKMDALTRVLEVEEGDAMIVFVRTKQATEEVAERLKARGFAAAAINGDIPQAQRERTIAALKDGRIDILIATDVAARGLDVERISHVLNYDIPNDTESYVHRIGRTGRAGRSGSALLFVTPRERHLLKAIEKATRSKLVEAELPTVEDVNAQRVAKFRDSITEALSAPGVDVFRSIIEDYEREHDVPIADIAAALATQAHGGDEFFMVEPPPEKRREREERPRRDKPDRKPREGLATYRISVGKRHKVGPGHIVGAIANEGGLHRSDFGHITIRPDFSLVELPADLPRKTLKALENTRISGVKINLQPDRRPDKGRHKQR